CCCCGCCTGAAGGGTCCATTCCGTCAAGGGATGGGCCCTTCCGCCGTATTGACGGTGGGGTCCGGAATGGGCCACATTGAGCCGGGGGTTCAGGGGGTGGTGGGGCCGTGGGGGAGGCGCTGGAAGCGCGGATGCGCGACCGCATCGGCAGGGAGTGCCTCTACCTGCCGTCGTGCCGGCTCGGGCTGTACGTGGCACTGCGCCACTGGTGCAGACCCGGCGGACGGGTGCTGATGTCGCCCGTCAACGACGACGTCATCTTCTTCGTGGTGCTGGCGGCGGGCCTGCGCCCGGTGCAGGCACCCCTCGACCCGAGAAGCGGCTCGATCGACGAGTCCGCCGTCCCCGAGGCGACCTGGCGAACCCTGGACGCGGTCGTCACGACCAATCTGTACGGCAACCCCGACCCCGCACCCGGGCTGCGCGCCCGCTGCGACGCGCTGGGCATCCCGCTGCTGGAGGACGCGGCGCACGCGATCGGGTCGAGCGTCGGCGGACGACCCGTCGGCTCCTACGGGGAGGCGTCCGTCTTCAGCCTCTCCAAGCACACCGCCGCCAAGACCGGGGGCTTCCTCACGGTCGCCGACCCGGCCCTGCGGAACGCCCTCCGGGAGGCACGCGACCGCCTGCTCACCCCCTCCCGGCCGTCGGCCGAACTCGCCTACGCCCTGCGGCCGTACGCGGAGGCCTCGGTGCGCGGGCTGCGCCTGGTCCGGGCGGCGCGGGCCGTGATGCGGCTGCTCGGCATGGAGGAGCGCGGGGGGATACGGATGCCGCTGCGGCCCGGCGAACTGCGGAGGGCGGTCGCCGAGGCCCCCGCGCTCACACCGTTCCACTCCTGGGTGCGGGTCGACATGCACGACTACCGGATCAGCCCCGGGCGCGCCCGGCTCCACCGCACCGCGCGGCTGCTCGACCGCCTCGACGACCGCCTCGCGGCCCATCTCGAAGGCACCCGGCGGCTGCTGGCGAGCCCCTGGGCGGCGCCCGGCACCGGCCCCGTCCAGCCGCTCTTCCGCGTCCCGCTGCTGGTGGCCGACCGGGACGCGGCCGTCGCCGCACTGGCCCGGCACCGCATCACCACCGGCTATCTGTACGACCCGCCGCTCGACGACTACGCCTCCGGGCTGTTCACCGACCCGCCGCCCGACCCGGAACCGGCCCGCTGGTTCGCCCGCCACGCCCTGCCGGCCGACCCGCTGAGGGCGGACCGGATCACCGCCGTCCTGGACGCGGCGGGCGTCCGGCCGGCCCCGCCGCCACCGGGAGCGGGGCCGGCCGGAGGCCCCGAGGGCGGGGTCGGTGGCTGAGACGACCCGGGTGCGGGCGCCCGGTACCGCCACCGGCGGGACGGCTCCCTCCGGTGGGGCGCCCGGCGGGACGGCTCCCTCCGGCGAGGCGCCCGGCGGGTCCGCGGGCGGCGCCTCCATGTTCCGCAACGCCTATGCGCTGATGCTCTCCACCGGCGTCTCCGCCGCCCTGGGGCTGGGCTTCTGGCTGGTGGCCGCCCGGTACTTCACCGAGGAGGCCGTGGGGCAGGGGTCGGCCGCCATCGCGGCGATGCGGCTGCTCGCGTCGATCACCGCGACCACGATGATCGGCGCGGTGGTGCGGTACGTCCCCAGGGCCGGACGGGCGACCGGGCCGCTGGTGTGGCGGGCGTACGCGGTCAGTTCGGCCGTCGTGTGCGTGGCGTGCGCGGCCTTCCTCGTCACCCTCGACCTGTGGGGGCCGTCGTACGCCCCGCTGCGGGGCCCCGTCGCCGGAGCGGTCTTCACCGCCGCCTGCGTCGGCTGGGCGTTGCTCACCCTGCAGGACGGGGTGCTGACCGGGCTGCGCGAGGCCGTCTGGGTACCGGTGGGCAACGCGGTGTTCTCCGTTGGCAAGCTGCTGCTGCTCGTCGTGTTCGCGGGCGCCCTCCCCGTCCTCGGCGTGTTCGTGTCGTGGGCGGCGGCGATCGCCCTGTCCGTACTGCCGCTCGGCTGGCTGGTGTTCCGCCGCCTGATACCCCGCCACGCCGCCGCCGAGGGCGACCGCGAGCCGCCGCGGATGCGGGACGTCGGGCGGTTTCTCGCCGGGGACTCGGTCGGCGCCCTCTTCTCCCTGGCGATGATCAACCTGCTGCCGGTGATGGTCGCCGTCCGCTTCGACGCCGCCCACAACGGCTTCTTCTACATCGCCTACACCGTCGGCGGCACGATGGAGTTCATGGCCATCAACATGGCCTCCTCGCTCACCGCGCACGCCTCGCACAGCCCCGGCAGCCTCGCCGACGGGGTGCGCGGTGCGCTGCGCCGGATGGCGCTGCTGCTGGTGCCGGTCGTCGCCGTCCTCGTCGTCTTCGCGCCGGTGATCCTCGCGCCGTTCGGCGCCGACTACGCGGAGCACGGCACGACCGTGCTGAGGCTGCTGGCCGCTGCCGCGCTGCCCCGGGTCGTCGTGGAGCTGTACATCGGGGTCCTGCGCGTGCAGGGCCGCACGGGCGTCCTCGCCGCCCTCCAGGGCGCGATGTGCGCGATGGTGCTGGGCAGCGCCGCGGTCCTGATGGGCCCGGCCGGGATCTCGGGCGCGGGCCTGGCGATGCTGCTGTCCATGGCGCTGATGGCGCTGGTCTCCGCGCCGGGCCTCCGGGCGGCCCTAGCCGGGCGGGAGCCCCGGCCGGCGTGCGGGACACGGCTGTTCGCGCGGCGGCGGCGCGCCGCGGCCGACGGCTTCGGCACGACCTGGGCGCGACGGGCCGCGGCGGGGCGGGCGTCCGAGGGGCCGGCGTCCGAAGGGCGGGAGTCCGAGGGGCCATTGTCCGAGGGGCCGTTGTCCGCAGGGCGGGCCTCCGACGCGGCAGGGGAGGCCGGGGACCGGGCGCGGGAGGCCGTCCTTCTGCGGGAGCTGAGGGAGGCGGGGGAGACGAGGGAGGCGGGGGAGACGAGGGAGGCGGGGGAGGCGGGGGAGCTGACGGAGGCGGGGGACCCGGCGCCCGGCACACCGGTGCATCAGGCGGGGGCCCCGGCGCCCCGCACACCGGTGCATCAGGCGTGGACCCCGGCGCCCCGCACACCCGCGCACGGACCACGGGAGGGGCTCCCGGCCGCCGGGCGCGGCGGGGAGTACGGCGCCGTCGCCTGGCTGTGGCTGCTGCTGGGGATCGCGGCCGGCCTGTTCTGGTTCCCGCTGGCGCGGGCGGGGGACGTTCCGCCCGGGCCGCTGACGGGCCCCGAGTTGCTGCACGCGCTGCCGCCGCCGACGGTGGCTGCCGGGGTGCTGCTGGTGGTCGTGTACAGCGGTGCCGTGGCGCTGAGCCGGCTGCGGCCTGTCCTGCTCACGGCCGCTCTGCTCACCACCACCGCCGCGCTGCACACCGCGCCCGCGCTGCTGGGCGTGCGGCCTCCGCCCGTCTCCGGGCCGGGTCACGAGGCGCTGGCGGGCCTGCTGACCGGGCCGGTGGGGATCGCCGGCCCGGCGGAGCTGCGCGCGGTCCTGCCACCCCTGCTGCAGCTGCTGTGCCTGGGGCTGGCCGCCACCGCCCTGCGGGCCCTGGGTGCGCCCGGCCGGACCACCGCGGCGGCGGTGTGGGTCCTGGCGGTGGCGGGCTGGGCGGCCCAGGGCGCCTTCGCCGCCGCGGCGCTGCCGGTGTCGGCCGGTTTCCTGACGGCGGCGGTGGCGGCGCTCGTCCACCGCCGTACGGGCCGGCGCGACGGGCGGCGGAAGTCCCTCAGCGGCTCGGGACCGGCTGCCTGAACCAGCCGTCCCGGCCGGCGAGCCGGTAGCCCTCCAGCCCCGGCCCGTCGTCGACCGTCAGATCGCAGCCCTCGCCCGGTACCGCGCGGTTCCAGTGCACCATCGCCTTCACCCGGGGCATGGTCCGGGCGACCTCCGGGATGGCCGCGTACCACTCGCGCTGCCGGTCGGGGTCGGCCGGATCGGGGACGGTGGCGAACTCGGCGAGCATCAGGGGCTTCTCGTCGGAGATGTTCGCGAGCAGCCAGTCGTGACCGGGCCGCTGACTGCGCTCGAAGTCCTTCCAGTCCGTGGTCCGGTGGCAGGTGAAGTAGTTGTACTGGTCCATGGCGAGCCAGTCGACGTAGTCGTCACCGGGGTACAGCCGCTTCATCAGGTCGGCGCTGCCGAGGTAGCCGGAGACCGTCCACACCCACACCACGTTCCGCGCACCGAGCTTCTCGAAGCGGTCCCGCAGGTGCCGGTAGGCGGCCACGTACTCCTCGGGAGTCCCGGCGCCCTCCCCGATCCGGGCGTCGACCTCCTGGTCGAAGGAGAGGAAGACCCGTTTGCCGTACGCCTTGATGCGGCGGATCTGCGGGTCGATGATCTCCGTGTCGTACCGGCCCGACGCGATGTTCCTCCAGCCGAGCTGGGTCTCGGTCCAGTTGGCGTGGTGCGGTTCCTTCCACACCGTGGACTCCCAGGCGAGCATCAGCAGGCGGTCGCGGCCCAGTTCCTGTTCGTCGGGGGTGAGCAACTGCCCGTCGAGCTCGTTCCCCGACATGTCGTGGTACGTGTACACGAGGTCGAGCCGCCGTCCGATCTTCTTCTCGAACGCGTACACCGGTGCGGTGAGCGAGCCGTTCCCGTCGTAGGGGATGTAGGCGCCCCACCAGGCGCCGCAGCGAGGAGCGAGTACGGCGTCGGGGGCGCAGGGTCCGCCCGGGGGCT
The Streptomyces tirandamycinicus DNA segment above includes these coding regions:
- a CDS encoding glycoside hydrolase family 26 protein, which codes for MSGPRSGPRRRLAAAVVLAAVAALLAGLGIWATADDGAVDGNRPGSPPGSPPGSPSEDLPGNAVSGEPPGGPCAPDAVLAPRCGAWWGAYIPYDGNGSLTAPVYAFEKKIGRRLDLVYTYHDMSGNELDGQLLTPDEQELGRDRLLMLAWESTVWKEPHHANWTETQLGWRNIASGRYDTEIIDPQIRRIKAYGKRVFLSFDQEVDARIGEGAGTPEEYVAAYRHLRDRFEKLGARNVVWVWTVSGYLGSADLMKRLYPGDDYVDWLAMDQYNYFTCHRTTDWKDFERSQRPGHDWLLANISDEKPLMLAEFATVPDPADPDRQREWYAAIPEVARTMPRVKAMVHWNRAVPGEGCDLTVDDGPGLEGYRLAGRDGWFRQPVPSR
- a CDS encoding lipopolysaccharide biosynthesis protein, yielding MAETTRVRAPGTATGGTAPSGGAPGGTAPSGEAPGGSAGGASMFRNAYALMLSTGVSAALGLGFWLVAARYFTEEAVGQGSAAIAAMRLLASITATTMIGAVVRYVPRAGRATGPLVWRAYAVSSAVVCVACAAFLVTLDLWGPSYAPLRGPVAGAVFTAACVGWALLTLQDGVLTGLREAVWVPVGNAVFSVGKLLLLVVFAGALPVLGVFVSWAAAIALSVLPLGWLVFRRLIPRHAAAEGDREPPRMRDVGRFLAGDSVGALFSLAMINLLPVMVAVRFDAAHNGFFYIAYTVGGTMEFMAINMASSLTAHASHSPGSLADGVRGALRRMALLLVPVVAVLVVFAPVILAPFGADYAEHGTTVLRLLAAAALPRVVVELYIGVLRVQGRTGVLAALQGAMCAMVLGSAAVLMGPAGISGAGLAMLLSMALMALVSAPGLRAALAGREPRPACGTRLFARRRRAAADGFGTTWARRAAAGRASEGPASEGRESEGPLSEGPLSAGRASDAAGEAGDRAREAVLLRELREAGETREAGETREAGEAGELTEAGDPAPGTPVHQAGAPAPRTPVHQAWTPAPRTPAHGPREGLPAAGRGGEYGAVAWLWLLLGIAAGLFWFPLARAGDVPPGPLTGPELLHALPPPTVAAGVLLVVVYSGAVALSRLRPVLLTAALLTTTAALHTAPALLGVRPPPVSGPGHEALAGLLTGPVGIAGPAELRAVLPPLLQLLCLGLAATALRALGAPGRTTAAAVWVLAVAGWAAQGAFAAAALPVSAGFLTAAVAALVHRRTGRRDGRRKSLSGSGPAA
- a CDS encoding DegT/DnrJ/EryC1/StrS family aminotransferase, whose translation is MEARMRDRIGRECLYLPSCRLGLYVALRHWCRPGGRVLMSPVNDDVIFFVVLAAGLRPVQAPLDPRSGSIDESAVPEATWRTLDAVVTTNLYGNPDPAPGLRARCDALGIPLLEDAAHAIGSSVGGRPVGSYGEASVFSLSKHTAAKTGGFLTVADPALRNALREARDRLLTPSRPSAELAYALRPYAEASVRGLRLVRAARAVMRLLGMEERGGIRMPLRPGELRRAVAEAPALTPFHSWVRVDMHDYRISPGRARLHRTARLLDRLDDRLAAHLEGTRRLLASPWAAPGTGPVQPLFRVPLLVADRDAAVAALARHRITTGYLYDPPLDDYASGLFTDPPPDPEPARWFARHALPADPLRADRITAVLDAAGVRPAPPPPGAGPAGGPEGGVGG